The genomic window AGCATCGGATGCGAGAGAATACACGCGAATGTTGGTAATTTAACGGCCATAGCAAATACGACGAAATTTCGATTTCTCTATTTTCGTAACGTTCAGAGCATTGTGCGGAACTCGTAAGCTTGAAATTATTTGCTTGCGCATTACGTACAACGACTGTACAAAATTAGACGTATTTGCTAAGGCAGTATGGATGTAAGATCTGGAGTAGTTTTGtttggcaatttttcatttttcaaaataacgagggaactttattttttttttttttttttctcatctttacTTCAATCCAGTTTCTTGCCGTCACTTTGGCAAAACGCCTGTAAAAGGcactttttgaatttcgtaCTTGaatgcatttttgttttttgttttttttttagttttttaattttttttttaatttacctaCCATCCGTACAAAGTCTCCTTGAAATGAATGTACGAAAATAACTTTGGATTCGATTACTGTTCATTGGCTGTATCtgttttaacatttttttcagtttgcAGAAGACAAATTTCTCGAATCACAGTAACTCATTCGCTCTATAACTTTGAATTAGTCTAGAGTAAATAGTACTTATTAGATTAGAGGTGCGGGTTTGAATTGGGTCGATTTAAAAGCACATTATAACGATGTTTGTACGTTCGAAAGTAACGAATATTTGCCGTGTGAATTGAAATACTCGATAGCTGAGGAATGAATATTTGCCTTGCAAATTTTGTTTGCATCCAATATCTCTTTAtcacaatataataatataaataaaatattttcgtgaCCGCGACTATTTTGTTCTTgcatattaaaaaattttgcgtgcaggtatgtatataatctCGGCCGAACAAatgattcgtttttttatttcgcagtACAAACCCGTAAAAAGTATTGTCCTTTATTTACACAGGTGTACCTATCGATGAACATTTTGCGTTCAATTTCATCGGTCGATGAAACGATCCCGAGAGAAAATCTACGCTGTTTTTACCCGGAAGCCCAAGACCTTGAAgcccgaaaatgaaaatccgaaGGGTATTTCATCGATATTAAAATAGCAGGCAAAACAGCATCGTGTGGATAACCCGCATCGCCCGAAAAATTGCGTTTCGTCACTTTCGGCCGTTTCTCGACAAGCACAAAAATTGTGGTTAAATCTGAAACCGGAAATTACGCTACTAAGGGTGGTTCGCCTTGGGCGAAAATCGACCTTTTTTTATCAGCTGCATGGAATCTGCACGCGCGATTTCCAGCCCACTTTACTTTTTCAAGTACCTACTCTATGAACTCCCCCTCTCCTCCCCATCTTCATCCCACCTAAACATATATACTTACCTAAATTTCACGGAGGATGTAAGCTCTTTGTAGAAACTTCATTCGTATACTCTTCGCCAGGGTTTGCATACCGGATAAGCAtcctgaaataaatttaattcctTGATCAATAGGAGGTCTTTACGTTGTAAGGCTGTTGAAGGAGCCCCCGTGGTACAGAGGATATTCGCAAAGACATTTAGACAcctgaaaatcatttttgacTTCTAAATTCGTTGACTTTAGACTGATTCGAAACTTGCGTTTGCGATACAATTATTCTTACAGTGCCTATCAGCTCTTAGgagtttattttattgacaTTTTATCCTTACTTCAGGCTCATTTCTGGCTAACCATGCGAAAATTTCCCGAACAATAATTGTATCCAATAATTGTACCATTCCCCCCCTTGGCCCTGGCGAcgtgatcgaaattttttttaattattgagAATTTGGAAAGCTAAAATCATCCCTGTCGTGGGGACCTCGTCAACagctttaaaaaaagaaatattccaatttttatatttacgtGTTTAGATGTGTGTTTTTTCTATTCCGttgaaaaaagattattgCTCATGTTACATGCACtgattatttgagatatatattattatagagGTACTTTAGCACCGATGATGTCGTTTTGACATTTTGTTGTGGTTGCCAATCAGCTGatatttctttccattttttcatctattgaaaatggaaagaaaccCATCTAATTTTTCGAGCTTTCTGTACTTTATACGCATGagtagaattattttttttccaaagaacCAATTAATTTGCTCACTTGCAGTGGGGCTCCGGGCCTCGTGCGCACGGCCCTGCGGTCAGATTTACTCCCTCGGTCGTTCTGGGTTAATAGCTTGACATTGACACCGTTGCAATTGACATTCAGACCTGATTTTATGGCCCGGTCTCTCCCCTCGTAAATTTGAGTTCAGTTTAACTCTCACCGAACCCTAACTTTGagccgtgaatttttttcaaaatattatagGACGAGTTGGAACTGAAAATGCTGCCCACCCTTAACGAGAAATCCGTATTTCTTTCCGCCCAGATTTCGTTTCTTGATTTTTGAATCCAATTTtccgtgaaaaatattttacaataattatcgGAACACTTTACGTACAGAAGAGggttttaattttcgaataacgatgtttatttaaattagTTCTCACGTTGGCCAGTAACGAAGATTAACGAGCTCACACTTGGTTAGTCTGGTTCGAAGTTTTCTAGCTGCAGTTactaaatataaatttaaatagcCGAACGGGGTCGCGTGAGagcaataataaataaaaaaaaaaattccaacttTCCACGCTGCTTTGCCGGTCTTGCAGCCTTCTCGTTATTTGTTTATACAACCGTGTGATAAATGATCGTTTATAAACAGAACTGAGACTTTTGTGGAATCATATTGATTCGTCGTCGATCACACGACTCGAGCCTCATATTCCAATCGACCTTGCTCTTCGACACATACGTAATTCCAATATAAATCTACTTACGTGTACATATTCATTTTACGACTAACCTGACATTCGCGTATCGCAGCTGATTAATGGTCCTCCAATTCGTTTCCGCGAGTTCTCAACACgttatctaatttttttacacgcgAATATCAGAgctcatttatttattacgttatatatgcgaaaaaatttatttatacacggCAACTTCCGTGAAGCCAATCGGTAACAAAAGGGAAACAGTTTTTCACCTGCATACCACTAgacatgtatataaaaaaattatataaacgttaagaatatatacatacaggtatatgtatatatatataggtatatgatATGTAAGTTATATTtctagatttaaaaaaatcgttcaTCGACCGTTCGATCTCGGATTTGGTTTTCTCACGTTCCTGTTCAGGCACCGAACTTTCCTAGGCACTAAAATTCCATATCCTTCCAACGACACGTCCACATTTCTATAACCAGCGAGTTTATTCCACTCGCAGCTTGAGTCACCTTttttgaattgaagaaaaaaaaacctaaggAAACGAAAAGGTCAGACGAACAGTGTAGGATCGTCCGTGGGAAGTGAGACCGTTGAAAATATCGAGTGTCCGACGTGTCCGGTAGTATTGGACGGCTTACTCGTTGACGGGAAAGTGGCAGCAGAGCAAGAACTTGAGGCGAAGCTCCTCGACCGTCCTTTTGAGGAATTCCCTGAGTTCCCTCGCCTTGACACGCACGTCTTCGCGCATGAGGTTGTAGCACATGGCGATCAGGCCCATGCCGAGTAGCAGGAAGACGAAATTTATGACGAGCTTGGTCTGACTGGAGGTGTGACTTCTGTCGCGAGATCCGAAGCCGGTTACGCCGGGAACGAAGTCGCCCATACCGATCTTGCATAGCGATGTAACGCAGAAGTAAACGCTGTCGAGAAATCCCCAGTTCTCCCACTGGGCGAAGGTCACGGACCCGGCCAAGACGTAGCCGAAAATCACCCAGAGGCAGGCCGTCGACGGTACGATTATCCGCTCGCCTTCGGTTCTCTGCTTCCCGGCGCACTCGTGGGCCCGTCTGTAAAGCCACCGAAAGCTCTGGGCGAGGACCTTGCCCATGTTCATGAAGTAGAGAATGTAAAGAGGGATGCCGATCACCGCGTACATGACCGTCGCCCAACGGCCGAGGTGCGTCCTGGGCACGATGTTCCCGTAACCGATCATCGTGAACACCGACATGCAGAACATCAGGGCAGCCGGGAATGTCCAGACGTCCTTGACCCCGCGACCGTCGTACTTTTTGACCTGGGCCATGTGGACGAGCTGTTTTTCGAACTCCTTCAGCACCGCCCTCGTCCGCAGTTCGAACGCCGTTTTGTTCAACGTGTTCACCAGGCTGTCGCCAGCCGTCTTGACCCAGAGATTATCCGCGCAGACGTTCCGCGCTTGGGCGACGCGCACCAATTCCGGATACTCGGACATCGTCTCTATGTGGATGAAGCCGAAGGCTCCGACAACCGCGTACCCGACTATCAGACCCCCGACGCCGACCTGGGTACACATGAAGGCCACCAGCTTGCGGCAGCAGTCCTTCACTCGCTCCCTTGGGTCCGGGCCCGTCGACGTGCTCGAGGAGTCGCGGCTCCTCAGCGACGACCGCATCGCTCTACGCGACATTTGATCACACCAGGAACAGGAATATGGAAACGACGGACGTGGAGGCCGGGCTTATGGACGCTCGGAAACTGCCGCTGAAAAGATATTTGGATTCTCACAGCCTCTCCGGCTCTTCTATTTCTGTACCTTTATTGCTCCGTTCCTCCCCTCGTCTCGAACTTCTAGCCGCGCTTCCGCGCTCGGCTAAATGCTCGCGAATCGGAACGTTGAAAGAGTCGGTGCAAGTTCTGggcctttttatttttttttattttttttttttatttcattgtcgAAATGTAACTCGAACCATTTATCTCGGTGACATGTTTTCCGGTGCTCGTGATATCCTAAAAACGTTTCAAACTCATTTACTTCAAGCTTGGAGACGGTATTGTTGTATTATTTATCTTCTTTGTTACGATCCCATCTATTTTTCAATCGTCTTATTTTGTctagttgaataaaaaaattgtaaatgacAAAATTCCGACACTCGCCAAGAAGATAAATTATGCAAGAATACAAGAtgttctgaaaaatttcaagtgaatcaGTTTGAGATGTTTTTGCGATACCGTTGGCACTGCAAACATACCGCTCAGCCAATACGGCTGACGTTATTTTCAGTGACAATGCTTCGTACTAATTGGTTctgatcaaaaaaatttaaaaaaaacataaaaaatactCCGACGGAGTTCGTTCTACGCACTttcgaatcaaaaaaaaaactccattCTATAGAATAATTGACTGTCAAggtataaatttcgaaaattcattctCCTTTTTAGCGATATACTCGTACACTACATTCTCTTAACGGAGGAGTTTTGTGGAGGATTTTACCGAGCTACAAATGAGAacgatttaaacgatttcgAATCACCCGGTCCCATCCGATAATTCTTCacgaattttataatatacacaaaaTTGACGTTCAGGTGACCTGCGGTGTTAGTTAGTTTATTATTTGGAGTAAAACAACACCGTCAACTGTTGGCAGGGAtacaaaaatatcgttttaATGGAGTTTGACGGAGTTTGATCATATCTAACGGCGGTATCAAAACGCCGCGTCTCAGACCGCCGGTTGCTCAACTTCCTGTCAAATTCTGGTATTTAacgacag from Neodiprion lecontei isolate iyNeoLeco1 chromosome 1, iyNeoLeco1.1, whole genome shotgun sequence includes these protein-coding regions:
- the LOC107218549 gene encoding TWiK family of potassium channels protein 7, yielding MSRRAMRSSLRSRDSSSTSTGPDPRERVKDCCRKLVAFMCTQVGVGGLIVGYAVVGAFGFIHIETMSEYPELVRVAQARNVCADNLWVKTAGDSLVNTLNKTAFELRTRAVLKEFEKQLVHMAQVKKYDGRGVKDVWTFPAALMFCMSVFTMIGYGNIVPRTHLGRWATVMYAVIGIPLYILYFMNMGKVLAQSFRWLYRRAHECAGKQRTEGERIIVPSTACLWVIFGYVLAGSVTFAQWENWGFLDSVYFCVTSLCKIGMGDFVPGVTGFGSRDRSHTSSQTKLVINFVFLLLGMGLIAMCYNLMREDVRVKARELREFLKRTVEELRLKFLLCCHFPVNEMLIRYANPGEEYTNEVSTKSLHPP